The following are encoded together in the Jaculus jaculus isolate mJacJac1 chromosome 3, mJacJac1.mat.Y.cur, whole genome shotgun sequence genome:
- the Tsc22d1 gene encoding TSC22 domain family protein 1 isoform X7, whose amino-acid sequence MDLVKSHLMYAVREEVEVLKEQIKELIEKNSQLEQENNLLKTLASPEQLAQFQAQLQTGSPPATTQPQGTTQPPAQPASQGSGSTA is encoded by the coding sequence gATCTGGTGAAAAGCCATTTGATGTATGCCGTTAGAGAGGAAGTGGAGGTTCTGAAAGAGCAAATCAAAGAACTAATAGAGAAAAACTCCCAGCTGGAGCAGGAAAACAATCTCTTGAAGACACTGGCCAGTCCAGAGCAGCTTGCCCAGTTCCAGGCCCAGCTGCAGACTGGCTCCCCGCCTGCCACCACGCAGCCACAGGGGACCACACAGCCCCCTGCCCAGCCAGCGTCCCAGGGCTCAGGATCAACCGCATAG